A region from the Pseudomonas sp. P8_229 genome encodes:
- a CDS encoding monovalent cation:proton antiporter-2 (CPA2) family protein — MFANLLIILASSLVMIALFRRLRLPPVLGYLCVGLMVGPTAFDWVNESEHLPDVAELGVVFLLFSLGLEFSLSKMIALRQVVFRLGSQQVLLSTGLLGLVLILLGMPVTPALLLGAGLSLSSTAIVTKELSSLGEVFSSHGQNAVGVLLFQDVVAVLLLTLVPVFAGSSAQAWYWALPLTLAKTVVLFFGLLLASRWLLPRLFHEVAASRSAELFVLLALVIVLLTAWLTHLLGLSPALGAFLAGMLLGESHYRHQIEADIRPFRDILLGVFFVSIGMLIDLQLFVSHSVLIIGLTLGLMLIKGTVVALLVKWRGSDHETAWRSGLALAQGGEFCFALMAQMQQNQMLPAELGGLLLAATFCSMLLTPLLLRAAPKIALRLHRKPNQEAQIEEISALNADLDKHVVICGYGRVGQSIGRFMRNANQPYIALDNDPVRIQEAAVGESNVHYGDSSRADLLIAVGLLRARLVVIAVDQGEVALRILKEARRHNDQVPILVRTRDDSQWAELKAAGATEVVPELLESSLMLGSHALIMLGLPARQVQERVDQVRSDRYRLLHGFYPGTDDEET; from the coding sequence GTGTTTGCCAACCTGTTGATCATCCTCGCCTCATCCCTGGTGATGATTGCCCTGTTCCGCCGCCTGCGCTTGCCGCCAGTGCTGGGCTATCTCTGCGTGGGCCTGATGGTGGGGCCGACCGCATTCGACTGGGTCAACGAGAGCGAACACCTGCCTGACGTGGCCGAACTGGGCGTGGTGTTCCTGCTGTTTTCGCTGGGTCTCGAATTCTCCCTGTCGAAAATGATTGCGCTGCGCCAGGTGGTATTTCGTCTGGGTAGCCAACAGGTGTTGCTCAGCACCGGGTTGCTGGGGCTGGTGTTGATCCTGCTGGGCATGCCGGTGACTCCGGCCCTGCTGCTCGGCGCAGGGCTGTCGTTGTCCTCGACGGCGATTGTCACCAAGGAGTTGAGCAGCCTCGGCGAAGTGTTCAGTAGTCACGGGCAGAACGCGGTCGGCGTATTGCTGTTTCAGGACGTGGTCGCGGTGTTGCTGCTGACGCTGGTGCCGGTGTTCGCCGGCAGCAGCGCGCAAGCCTGGTACTGGGCACTGCCGCTGACCCTGGCGAAAACCGTGGTGCTGTTTTTCGGTTTGCTGCTGGCCAGCCGCTGGTTGCTGCCACGGCTGTTCCATGAAGTGGCTGCTTCGCGCTCGGCGGAATTGTTCGTGCTGCTGGCGCTGGTGATTGTGCTGCTCACTGCATGGCTGACGCACCTGTTGGGCCTGTCCCCTGCCCTCGGCGCATTTCTGGCCGGCATGTTGCTGGGCGAGAGCCACTATCGCCACCAGATCGAGGCCGACATCCGGCCTTTTCGCGACATTCTGCTCGGGGTGTTTTTCGTCAGCATCGGCATGCTGATCGATCTGCAACTGTTCGTCAGCCACAGCGTGCTGATCATCGGCCTGACCCTCGGCCTGATGCTGATCAAGGGCACGGTCGTGGCGCTACTGGTGAAGTGGCGCGGCAGCGATCACGAAACCGCCTGGCGCAGCGGCCTGGCCCTGGCGCAGGGCGGTGAGTTCTGTTTCGCGTTGATGGCACAGATGCAGCAAAACCAGATGCTGCCTGCCGAGCTGGGCGGCCTGCTGCTCGCAGCAACGTTCTGCTCGATGCTGCTGACCCCGTTGTTGCTGCGCGCGGCACCGAAGATTGCCTTGCGCCTGCACCGCAAGCCGAACCAGGAAGCGCAAATCGAAGAGATCAGCGCGCTCAACGCCGACCTCGACAAGCATGTGGTGATTTGCGGATACGGGCGGGTCGGCCAGTCCATCGGCCGCTTCATGCGCAATGCCAATCAGCCTTACATCGCACTGGACAACGATCCCGTGCGGATCCAGGAAGCCGCTGTCGGTGAAAGCAATGTGCATTACGGCGATTCCTCCCGCGCCGATCTGCTGATCGCCGTCGGACTGTTGCGCGCACGGCTGGTGGTGATCGCGGTGGATCAAGGCGAGGTTGCCCTGCGCATTCTCAAGGAAGCCCGCCGCCACAATGATCAGGTGCCAATACTGGTGCGTACCCGCGACGATAGCCAATGGGCGGAACTCAAGGCTGCCGGCGCCACCGAAGTGGTGCCGGAGCTGTTGGAATCGAGCCTGATGCTCGGCTCCCACGCACTGATCATGCTCGGTCTGCCGGCGCGCCAGGTACAAGAACGAGTCGATCAGGTGCGCAGTGACCGTTATCGCCTGCTGCACGGGTTTTACCCCGGCACCGACGATGAGGAAACCTAA
- a CDS encoding transcriptional regulator, which produces MVNVEQLKNSVNRMSVDVVREAVLELRLDGLVTEGKTPFNKLHFNTCFAEIEALFQRAGYHRQLDVVGYQGLLYALYDPGRWEAVDVLRWLKEFTEAAALKSIPA; this is translated from the coding sequence GTGGTCAATGTCGAACAGTTGAAGAACAGCGTGAACCGGATGTCGGTTGACGTGGTGCGCGAGGCGGTCCTTGAGCTGCGTCTGGACGGGCTGGTCACGGAGGGCAAGACGCCATTCAACAAGCTGCATTTCAACACCTGTTTTGCCGAAATCGAAGCGCTGTTCCAGCGTGCCGGTTATCACAGACAACTGGATGTTGTCGGCTATCAGGGGTTGCTGTACGCCTTGTATGACCCAGGGCGCTGGGAAGCGGTCGACGTGCTGCGTTGGCTCAAGGAGTTCACCGAAGCCGCAGCGCTCAAGTCGATCCCGGCCTGA
- a CDS encoding ammonium transporter, protein MENLQSAVDTLVHSSNTLFILIGAVMVLAMHAGFAFLEVGTVRQKNQVNALSKILSDFAVSTLAYFFIGYWISYGVTFMQPAAVLSADHGYGLVKFFFLLTFAAAIPAIISGGIAERARFVPQLCATALIVAFIYPFFEGMIWNGNYGLQAWLTARFGAAFHDFAGSVVVHAMGGWLALAAVLLLGPRNGRYRDGRLVAFAPSSIPFLALGSWILIVGWFGFNVMSAQTLQGVSGLVAVNSLMAMVGGTVAALIVGRNDPGFLHNGPLAGLVAICAGSDLMHPVGALVTGAIAGALFVWCFTAAQVKWRIDDVLGVWPLHGLCGVWGGIACGIFGQSALGGLGGVSLISQLIGTALGVVVALIGGFAVYGLIKALHGLRLSQEQEYYGADLSLHKIGAVSQD, encoded by the coding sequence ATGGAAAATCTGCAAAGCGCTGTGGACACGCTGGTTCACAGCTCCAACACGTTGTTCATTCTGATCGGTGCGGTGATGGTACTGGCGATGCACGCCGGTTTCGCCTTCCTTGAAGTCGGCACGGTTCGCCAGAAGAACCAGGTCAACGCGCTGTCGAAGATTCTCAGCGACTTCGCGGTCTCGACCCTGGCCTATTTCTTTATAGGCTATTGGATCTCTTACGGGGTGACCTTCATGCAACCGGCGGCGGTACTCAGTGCCGATCACGGTTATGGGCTGGTGAAGTTTTTCTTCCTGCTGACCTTCGCTGCAGCGATCCCGGCAATCATTTCCGGCGGCATCGCCGAGCGCGCACGATTCGTTCCGCAACTGTGCGCGACGGCGCTGATCGTGGCGTTCATCTACCCGTTTTTCGAAGGCATGATCTGGAACGGCAACTACGGTCTGCAAGCCTGGCTGACGGCGCGGTTTGGCGCTGCGTTCCATGATTTCGCGGGTTCGGTGGTGGTTCACGCCATGGGCGGCTGGCTGGCGCTGGCGGCAGTGTTGTTGCTCGGCCCGCGCAATGGGCGTTATCGCGACGGGCGTCTGGTGGCGTTTGCGCCGTCGAGCATTCCGTTTCTGGCGCTGGGTTCGTGGATTCTGATTGTCGGCTGGTTCGGCTTCAACGTGATGAGCGCGCAGACCTTGCAGGGCGTCAGCGGCCTGGTCGCGGTCAATTCGTTGATGGCGATGGTCGGCGGCACGGTGGCGGCACTGATCGTCGGGCGCAACGACCCGGGCTTTTTGCACAACGGCCCATTGGCCGGGCTGGTGGCGATCTGCGCCGGTTCCGACCTGATGCATCCGGTGGGGGCCTTGGTCACCGGCGCGATTGCCGGTGCGCTGTTTGTCTGGTGCTTTACCGCGGCGCAAGTCAAATGGCGCATCGACGATGTGCTGGGCGTCTGGCCGCTGCACGGACTGTGCGGGGTGTGGGGCGGGATCGCCTGCGGCATCTTCGGCCAGAGCGCGCTCGGTGGCCTGGGGGGCGTCAGCCTGATCAGCCAGTTGATCGGTACCGCGCTGGGTGTAGTGGTCGCGTTGATCGGCGGATTCGCCGTCTACGGTTTGATCAAGGCGTTGCACGGCCTGCGCCTGAGTCAGGAGCAAGAGTATTACGGCGCCGACCTGTCGCTGCACAAGATCGGCGCGGTGAGTCAGGATTAG
- the yegS gene encoding lipid kinase YegS: MSERRALLILHGKQALNEAVRAAVEGKRKQGWELAVRLTWEAGDAQRLVQEALADGYRQIIAGGGDGTLRDIAEALAAHPHQASLVLLPLGTANDFCRAAGIPLEPAEALELLDVPPRGIDLGEVGGQIFLNMATGGFGSQVTANTSEDLKKVLGGAAYLFTGLSRFSELHAAYGELHGPDFHWSGELLALGIGNGRQAGGGHVLCPQAFADDGLLDISILPAPQELVGTLKNLLSDGFGLDNMFVRARLPWVEIKVAEGLYINLDGEPLEGESLRFEARPAALQVHLPEHSPLLGGARSISRRG; this comes from the coding sequence ATGAGTGAACGCAGGGCGCTGTTGATTCTGCATGGCAAGCAGGCACTCAATGAGGCGGTTCGCGCCGCCGTCGAAGGCAAACGCAAGCAGGGCTGGGAGTTGGCGGTGCGCCTGACCTGGGAGGCTGGTGACGCTCAGCGTCTGGTACAAGAGGCATTGGCGGACGGGTACAGGCAGATTATCGCCGGCGGCGGGGACGGTACGTTACGCGATATCGCCGAAGCGCTCGCCGCGCATCCGCATCAGGCCAGCCTGGTGCTGTTGCCGCTGGGGACCGCCAACGATTTTTGCCGCGCAGCGGGGATCCCGCTGGAGCCGGCCGAGGCGCTTGAGTTGCTGGATGTGCCGCCGCGAGGCATCGACCTGGGCGAAGTCGGCGGGCAGATCTTCCTGAACATGGCGACGGGCGGTTTCGGCAGCCAGGTCACGGCCAATACGTCTGAGGATCTGAAAAAAGTGCTCGGCGGGGCCGCCTATCTGTTCACCGGCCTGTCGCGGTTCAGCGAGTTGCACGCGGCCTACGGCGAACTGCATGGGCCGGATTTTCACTGGAGCGGTGAACTGCTGGCGCTGGGCATCGGCAATGGCCGCCAGGCCGGCGGTGGACACGTATTGTGTCCGCAGGCATTTGCCGACGATGGTCTGTTGGATATCAGCATCCTGCCGGCGCCACAAGAGTTGGTCGGCACGCTGAAGAATCTGCTCAGTGATGGTTTCGGCCTCGACAATATGTTTGTGCGAGCCCGCTTGCCCTGGGTCGAAATCAAAGTTGCCGAGGGGCTCTACATCAACCTTGACGGCGAGCCGCTGGAGGGTGAAAGCCTGCGTTTCGAGGCGCGCCCGGCAGCTTTGCAGGTGCATTTGCCGGAGCACTCGCCGCTGTTGGGCGGTGCTCGGTCGATCAGTCGTCGAGGCTGA
- a CDS encoding YgdI/YgdR family lipoprotein yields MTQRTLATFMLALGLATLAGCSSPTVITLNDGREIQAVDTPKYDEDSGFYEFKQLDGKHTRINKDQVRTVKEL; encoded by the coding sequence ATGACTCAACGGACCCTCGCCACTTTCATGCTCGCACTGGGCCTGGCAACTCTCGCAGGTTGCTCCTCGCCAACAGTGATCACCTTGAATGACGGTCGCGAAATCCAGGCCGTCGACACCCCTAAATATGACGAAGATTCGGGTTTCTACGAGTTCAAGCAACTGGATGGCAAACATACCCGTATCAACAAGGATCAGGTTCGCACCGTTAAAGAGCTGTAA
- the mobA gene encoding molybdenum cofactor guanylyltransferase MobA, with product MTLNTPLPPCSILLLAGGRGQRMGGQDKGLVEWQGEPLIAHLQRQVRPLTDDLIISCNRNRERYAEYADQLVSDEEGDFPGPLAGILAGLKAARLPHVLILPCDVPRIDAALLHDMRATAGKFPDKPLMLRHDDHWEPLLCVIPVALLSAFETAWNAGERSPGRVMRNLGATALQCPDNDPRLANLNTPELLNAHNTVSD from the coding sequence ATGACCTTGAACACGCCACTGCCCCCCTGCTCCATTCTGCTCCTGGCGGGCGGACGCGGCCAGCGCATGGGCGGCCAGGACAAAGGCCTGGTCGAATGGCAAGGTGAACCGCTGATTGCGCATTTGCAGCGCCAGGTACGGCCACTGACCGACGATCTGATCATCTCCTGCAATCGTAATCGCGAGCGTTATGCCGAATACGCCGACCAACTGGTGAGCGATGAGGAAGGCGACTTTCCCGGCCCGTTGGCCGGCATCCTCGCGGGACTCAAGGCCGCGCGTTTGCCGCACGTGCTGATCTTGCCCTGCGATGTGCCGCGCATCGACGCCGCGCTGTTGCACGACATGCGTGCAACAGCCGGCAAGTTTCCTGACAAACCTTTAATGTTGCGTCATGACGACCACTGGGAACCCCTGCTGTGCGTGATTCCGGTGGCCCTTTTGTCTGCGTTCGAAACCGCCTGGAACGCCGGCGAACGAAGCCCCGGCCGGGTCATGCGCAACCTCGGCGCCACTGCCCTGCAATGCCCGGACAATGACCCGCGACTGGCCAACCTGAACACCCCTGAACTGTTAAATGCGCATAACACTGTGTCAGACTGA
- a CDS encoding chemotaxis protein CheV — translation MAGILDTVDQRTQLVGENRLEILMFRLAGRQLFAINVFKVQEVLQLPKLTLMPQRHPFVCGVVNLRGQTLPVIDLSQAIGMRPLVPGPNSTIIVTEYNRSVQAFLVGGVDRIVNMNWEAILPPPTSAGRQHYLTAISKVDEQLVEIIDVEKVLAEIVPYNAKVSRDKLDDPVLERARGREVLLVDDSNVALSQLRDTLGQLGVKMHIASDGLKALNMLKAWADTGVHMTDKLLMVFTDAEMPEMDGYRLTTEIRNDPRLRGLYVVLHTSLSGSFNDSMVKKVGCDNFLSKFQPDKLVDVVRQRLMLDEVPA, via the coding sequence ATGGCCGGCATTCTCGACACGGTAGACCAACGCACGCAACTGGTGGGTGAGAATCGCCTGGAAATTCTCATGTTTCGACTGGCCGGACGCCAATTGTTCGCGATCAACGTGTTCAAGGTTCAGGAAGTTCTGCAACTGCCGAAGCTGACCCTGATGCCCCAGCGCCACCCGTTTGTCTGCGGCGTGGTCAACCTGCGTGGCCAGACGCTGCCGGTGATCGACCTGTCCCAGGCGATCGGCATGCGTCCGCTGGTGCCGGGCCCGAACAGCACCATCATCGTCACCGAGTACAACCGTTCGGTGCAGGCCTTCCTCGTCGGTGGCGTGGATCGCATCGTCAACATGAACTGGGAAGCCATTCTGCCGCCGCCAACCAGCGCCGGTCGCCAGCATTACCTGACTGCGATCAGCAAGGTCGACGAGCAACTGGTGGAAATCATCGACGTCGAGAAAGTCCTCGCCGAAATCGTCCCGTACAACGCCAAGGTCTCGCGCGACAAACTCGACGATCCGGTGCTGGAACGTGCCCGTGGCCGCGAAGTGTTGCTGGTGGACGACTCCAATGTTGCGCTCTCGCAACTGCGCGACACCCTCGGTCAGCTCGGGGTGAAAATGCACATTGCCAGCGATGGTCTAAAGGCGCTGAACATGCTCAAGGCCTGGGCCGATACCGGTGTGCACATGACCGACAAGCTGCTGATGGTGTTCACCGACGCGGAAATGCCGGAAATGGACGGCTATCGCCTGACCACCGAAATCCGCAACGACCCACGGCTGCGTGGCCTGTACGTGGTGTTGCACACCTCGCTGTCCGGCAGCTTCAACGACTCGATGGTGAAGAAGGTCGGCTGCGATAACTTCCTCTCCAAGTTCCAGCCGGACAAGCTGGTCGACGTGGTGCGTCAGCGTCTGATGCTGGATGAAGTGCCGGCCTGA
- a CDS encoding response regulator transcription factor yields MTCNLLLVDDHSLIRAGVRALVLDIPGYAVIGEASDGSQLLEMVEQLTPDIVLLDISMKETGGLEALQRLKRVRPQSKVLILSMHTDPALIMQALESGAHGYLLKDTTATELEHALEALRNNERYLSPAIAHTVINQALTRTQKNQPEVADSHNLTARQLEILRLIVRGKSTREIANGLGLSIKTVETHRSQIMKRLQIYDVAGLVLFAVREQIISLDD; encoded by the coding sequence TTGACTTGTAACTTACTTCTGGTGGATGACCACTCGCTGATCAGGGCCGGCGTACGCGCTCTGGTGCTCGATATTCCCGGTTACGCGGTCATTGGCGAAGCCAGCGATGGCTCGCAGCTGCTCGAAATGGTCGAGCAACTGACGCCCGACATCGTCTTGCTGGATATCTCGATGAAGGAAACCGGTGGCCTGGAAGCCCTGCAACGGCTCAAGCGGGTACGTCCACAAAGCAAGGTGCTGATCCTGTCGATGCACACCGACCCGGCGCTGATCATGCAGGCACTGGAGTCCGGTGCGCACGGTTATCTGCTCAAGGACACCACCGCCACCGAGCTTGAACATGCCCTTGAAGCGCTGCGTAACAACGAGCGCTACCTGAGCCCGGCGATCGCCCATACGGTGATCAACCAGGCGCTGACCCGCACGCAGAAAAACCAGCCGGAAGTGGCCGACTCGCACAACCTGACGGCCCGTCAGCTGGAGATTCTGCGATTGATCGTGCGCGGCAAATCCACTCGGGAAATCGCCAACGGCCTGGGCCTGAGCATCAAGACCGTCGAAACCCACCGCTCGCAGATCATGAAACGCCTGCAGATTTACGACGTGGCGGGTCTGGTGCTGTTCGCGGTGCGCGAACAGATCATCAGCCTCGACGACTGA
- a CDS encoding pseudouridine synthase, whose product MSTPTFSAAQNQASTLYLPPGAWLTVLDCLCEHFSAISREQWLDRIARGRVLDGQGQPIALDLAYKEGLRIHYFREVPDEKPIPVLESILYADEHLVVADKPHFLPVTPAGEYVEQTLLRRLIRRLDNPHLVPLHRIDRHTAGLVIFSANPQTRSAYQSLFPTRQIDKRYEAIARALPELEFPLVHKSRLIDGEPFFRMQEGAGVANTETAVEVREKNGGLWRYGLYPVTGKKHQLRVHMTALGASICNDPFYPDVLKDVEDDYANPLKLLAQGLRFVDPVTGEERSFESQITLQW is encoded by the coding sequence ATGTCCACACCAACATTTTCCGCTGCTCAGAATCAGGCCAGCACCCTTTATCTGCCGCCAGGCGCCTGGCTCACCGTGCTTGATTGTCTGTGTGAGCATTTCAGTGCGATCAGTCGCGAGCAATGGCTGGACCGGATCGCCCGGGGGCGGGTGCTGGATGGTCAGGGCCAGCCGATTGCACTGGACCTGGCGTACAAGGAAGGTCTGCGCATTCACTACTTCCGTGAAGTGCCGGATGAAAAACCGATCCCGGTGCTCGAGTCGATACTCTATGCGGACGAACATCTGGTGGTGGCGGACAAGCCGCATTTTCTGCCGGTGACGCCGGCCGGCGAGTATGTCGAGCAAACGTTGCTGCGCAGACTGATCCGGCGCCTGGACAATCCGCACCTGGTGCCGTTGCACCGCATCGACCGGCACACGGCGGGGCTGGTGATCTTCTCGGCCAATCCGCAGACCCGTTCGGCTTATCAGTCGCTGTTCCCGACCCGGCAGATCGATAAACGCTATGAAGCGATCGCCCGTGCGCTGCCGGAACTGGAATTTCCCCTGGTGCACAAAAGTCGTCTGATCGATGGCGAACCGTTCTTCCGCATGCAGGAAGGGGCCGGTGTCGCCAATACCGAAACGGCGGTGGAGGTCCGGGAAAAGAACGGCGGTCTGTGGCGCTATGGGCTGTACCCGGTGACCGGCAAGAAGCATCAGTTGCGGGTGCACATGACCGCACTCGGGGCGAGTATCTGCAACGACCCGTTTTACCCTGACGTGTTGAAAGACGTTGAGGATGACTACGCCAATCCATTGAAGCTGCTGGCGCAGGGGTTGCGGTTTGTTGACCCGGTGACGGGCGAAGAACGGTCATTCGAGAGCCAGATCACCCTGCAGTGGTGA
- a CDS encoding glutaredoxin family protein: MPPECQLFGTLGCHLCELAEAELMPFVEHGLLVELVDIADDESWFEAYSLRIPLLRRVDTGAELGWPFNADQVVAFLR, encoded by the coding sequence ATGCCTCCTGAATGTCAGTTGTTCGGTACGCTTGGATGCCATCTGTGTGAGTTGGCAGAAGCCGAGTTGATGCCTTTTGTCGAGCACGGTCTGCTGGTGGAACTGGTGGATATCGCCGACGATGAATCCTGGTTCGAGGCTTACAGCCTGCGGATTCCGCTGCTGCGCCGGGTCGATACCGGAGCAGAGCTGGGCTGGCCGTTCAATGCTGACCAGGTGGTGGCTTTCTTGCGCTGA
- a CDS encoding sensor histidine kinase, with product MYASLKSISTWPPSRENARRFTLILCVIATVGSLLTYGFSAPLSLGLLLLNIAATACVWVQYRLSRKSIKFQPQELADRLLEVQENERHRLSRELHDDIGQLLTAAKLQSEWLKRRLPQDLQEQCSTLCETLEETLNKVRDVSAILNPRQLTSLGLEASLRAHLLKTLANTPVHWSLDCQQRLTGIPEEMAVAAFRITQEAVTNILRHAQAKNLLIRVQRLPQGLTLFISDDGLGFAPAADPGREGQRGMAGMAERIEQLGGTLNVISEPGKGTQIEALFPWAPRALERASTNKVMR from the coding sequence ATGTACGCCAGTCTCAAGTCAATCAGCACATGGCCACCCTCCCGGGAAAATGCACGCCGGTTCACACTTATATTGTGTGTCATCGCAACCGTCGGCAGCCTGCTGACCTATGGTTTTTCAGCGCCACTGTCACTGGGTTTGCTGCTGTTGAATATCGCAGCCACTGCCTGTGTCTGGGTGCAATATCGACTGTCACGCAAATCGATCAAGTTCCAGCCTCAAGAACTCGCGGACCGTCTGCTCGAAGTCCAGGAGAACGAGCGGCACCGGCTCAGTCGCGAACTGCATGACGATATCGGCCAGTTGTTGACCGCTGCCAAGCTGCAAAGCGAATGGCTGAAGAGACGTCTGCCGCAAGACCTGCAAGAACAGTGCTCGACGCTTTGCGAAACGCTTGAAGAAACCCTCAACAAAGTGCGCGATGTTTCAGCCATTCTCAACCCGCGCCAACTGACCAGCCTCGGCCTGGAGGCCAGCCTGCGCGCGCACTTGCTCAAGACCCTGGCGAACACCCCGGTGCACTGGAGCCTCGATTGCCAGCAACGGCTCACTGGCATCCCGGAAGAAATGGCGGTCGCGGCCTTTCGCATTACCCAGGAAGCGGTCACCAACATTCTGCGTCACGCGCAGGCAAAAAACCTGCTGATTCGCGTACAACGCCTGCCGCAAGGTCTGACGTTGTTTATCAGTGACGATGGACTGGGATTTGCGCCTGCCGCCGATCCGGGCCGCGAAGGACAACGTGGCATGGCCGGGATGGCCGAACGAATCGAACAGTTGGGCGGCACGTTGAACGTCATCAGCGAGCCGGGCAAAGGCACTCAAATCGAAGCACTATTCCCCTGGGCGCCCCGTGCACTCGAGCGGGCCAGTACGAATAAGGTTATGCGTTGA
- the glp gene encoding gephyrin-like molybdotransferase Glp: MNPVGKPGKTGSLMPVEDALARLLAMAEAAQIVEREFLPLAEVEGRVLAEDLISTLDLPPWPNSAMDGYALNLADWTGEPLPVSQKVFAGQAPEPLKPGTCARIFTGAPVPAGADCVEMQENAEVQDDGRVRFTETMTVGQNIRPQGQETTVGELILPAGTRLGPIEQGLSASLGCAGLNVVRKVRVAVLSTGDELVEPGQALGPGQIYNSNRVVLCSWLQRLGCEVIDAGILPDNLDTTRARLGELQDVDLILSTGGVSVGEADFLGIALREEGELALWKLAIKPGKPLTFGHFRNVPVIGLPGNPASTLVTFALLTRPYLLRRQGVQDVEPLKFTVPAGFVWPVAGNRREYLRGRLEQGRAIVYRNQSSGVLRSAAWADGLVEVLEGRTLVEEDRVVFIPLSDLLG; the protein is encoded by the coding sequence GTGAATCCCGTGGGTAAGCCGGGCAAGACTGGCAGCCTGATGCCTGTCGAAGACGCGCTGGCCCGCCTGCTGGCAATGGCCGAAGCCGCACAGATTGTCGAGCGTGAGTTCCTGCCGTTGGCTGAGGTAGAAGGGCGAGTGCTGGCCGAAGACTTGATTTCGACCCTTGACCTGCCGCCCTGGCCAAACAGTGCCATGGATGGTTATGCGCTGAATCTCGCTGACTGGACGGGCGAGCCTTTGCCGGTCAGCCAGAAAGTGTTCGCCGGGCAGGCGCCCGAGCCTTTGAAACCCGGCACCTGTGCACGAATCTTCACCGGTGCACCTGTGCCTGCCGGAGCGGATTGCGTGGAGATGCAGGAAAACGCCGAGGTTCAGGACGATGGCCGGGTGCGCTTTACCGAAACCATGACCGTTGGCCAGAACATTCGCCCGCAGGGCCAGGAAACCACCGTCGGAGAGTTGATCCTGCCGGCAGGGACGCGGTTGGGGCCGATCGAGCAAGGTTTGTCGGCGTCGCTGGGTTGCGCCGGACTCAATGTGGTGCGCAAGGTGCGGGTGGCGGTGCTGTCAACCGGTGATGAACTGGTCGAGCCAGGCCAGGCGTTGGGCCCAGGCCAGATCTACAACAGCAACCGGGTGGTGTTGTGCAGTTGGTTGCAGCGCCTGGGTTGTGAGGTGATCGATGCCGGTATTCTTCCGGACAATCTGGATACCACCCGTGCACGTCTGGGAGAGTTGCAGGATGTCGACCTGATTCTCTCGACGGGAGGAGTCTCGGTTGGCGAAGCGGATTTTCTTGGCATCGCGTTGAGGGAAGAAGGTGAGCTGGCGCTGTGGAAACTGGCAATCAAACCAGGAAAACCGCTGACGTTCGGCCATTTTCGCAATGTGCCGGTCATCGGTCTGCCCGGTAATCCCGCCTCGACGCTGGTGACCTTCGCTTTGCTCACACGGCCTTACCTGTTACGGCGTCAGGGTGTGCAGGACGTCGAACCGCTGAAGTTCACGGTTCCGGCCGGCTTCGTCTGGCCTGTCGCGGGCAATCGGCGTGAATACTTGCGCGGTCGACTCGAGCAGGGGCGAGCAATCGTCTACCGCAATCAAAGTTCAGGAGTACTGCGTAGCGCGGCCTGGGCAGATGGATTGGTAGAAGTGCTGGAAGGACGCACGCTGGTCGAGGAGGATCGAGTTGTCTTCATTCCTCTGAGTGATCTGCTCGGCTGA
- the moaB gene encoding molybdenum cofactor biosynthesis protein B: MKAKADVPFVPLNIAVLTVSDTRTLETDTSGQVFVDRLTAAGHRLAERVLLKDDLYKIRAQVAHWIAEDVVQVVLITGGTGFTGRDSTPEAVACLLDKQVDGFGELFRQISVADIGTSTVQSRALAGLANGTLVCCLPGSTNAVRTGWDGILAEQLDSRHRPCNFVPHLKQAAPCESRG; encoded by the coding sequence ATGAAAGCCAAGGCCGATGTACCTTTTGTACCGCTGAATATTGCGGTGCTGACTGTCAGCGATACCCGAACCCTGGAAACCGACACCTCAGGCCAGGTCTTTGTCGACCGCCTGACCGCTGCCGGCCACCGACTGGCCGAACGGGTCTTGCTCAAAGATGACCTGTACAAGATCCGCGCGCAAGTTGCCCACTGGATTGCCGAGGACGTGGTGCAGGTCGTGCTGATTACCGGCGGCACCGGTTTCACCGGGCGTGACAGCACACCGGAAGCCGTGGCATGTCTGCTCGACAAGCAGGTCGACGGCTTTGGCGAATTGTTCCGCCAGATATCGGTGGCCGACATCGGCACCTCGACCGTGCAGTCGCGGGCACTGGCAGGGCTGGCCAATGGCACGCTGGTGTGCTGCCTGCCAGGTTCGACCAACGCAGTACGCACCGGTTGGGACGGCATTCTGGCCGAGCAACTGGATTCGCGGCATCGTCCCTGCAACTTCGTACCGCACCTGAAACAGGCGGCGCCTTGTGAATCCCGTGGGTAA